A single genomic interval of Rhododendron vialii isolate Sample 1 chromosome 3a, ASM3025357v1 harbors:
- the LOC131320653 gene encoding uncharacterized protein LOC131320653 yields MVGPVTDAPLLFNAATGLPSTHKLNTRLTRRRRDAFPVPNLAHSSVLLLHLTLLPRIASKPHLRRNLSLSLSLSLSLSCIYINPSTHSNPFSRVLYLQICCNTNRDIPLINKRHKENMGHNHHHHNERVSPYDDPFLACFCCPCYLVSSMFRGIGRCMFTACYPVMHCFGWDRDQGPQHHHHHRHSY; encoded by the exons ATGGTTGGTCCGGTAACCGACGCACCACTGTTATTTAATGCTGCGACAGGTCTCCCGTCTACCCACAAGCTAAACACGCGTCTCACACGGCGTCGTCGTGATGCTTTTCCAGTTCCCAACTTGGCGCACTCTTCCGTTTTACTCCTACATTTAACGCTGCTTCCTAGAATTGCATCGAAACCCCACCTACGAAggaatctctctctttctctttctctttctttatcTCTATCCTGCATATATATAAATCCATCCACCCATTCCAACCCTTTTTCAAGAGTCCTATATCTCCAGATCTGCTGCAATACGAACCGAGACATTCCTTTAATAAACAAACGACACAAG GAGAACATGGGTCACAATCATCATCACCATAATGAAAGGGTTAGTCCATATGATGATCCATTCCTGGCGTGCTTTTGCTGCCCTTGTTACCTGGTCTCCTCCATGTTCAGAGGGATTGGGAGGTGCATGTTTACGGCTTGTTACCCAGTCATGCATTGCTTTGGATGGGATAGAGATCAAGGACCCCagcatcaccaccaccacaggcATTCCTATTGA